One window from the genome of Grus americana isolate bGruAme1 chromosome 2, bGruAme1.mat, whole genome shotgun sequence encodes:
- the DSCC1 gene encoding sister chromatid cohesion protein DCC1 isoform X2, with amino-acid sequence MAGLVIRGEKDEQAVLCSKDKTYDMKIADTSNMLLFIPGCKTPEQLNVDQPSCNIIHSQIAGFSNNYWELRRCRPKLKKLRKLLMEDPYEGPDSRKDQSLTFSKYTTEDLFSLIQASEEEILHQLQVIDACKIEGYWRILEFDYEMKLLNHVTQLIDSESWSLSKVPLRTCLEELGSLEPTEMIEHILLSYGRKYIDDAGDVYFEMHEDKICRAIAQMLLQNAVKFNLSEFQEVWQQSVPEGMTTRLNQLKGLALVDKSSRPETIFLLKVEDLPEDNQERFNSLFSIREKWTEEDITPYIQDLCAEKQTVGALLTKYARSSMQNGVKVYNSRRPIS; translated from the exons cctagTAATCCGTGGTGAAAAAGATGAACAAGCAGTCTTGTGCAGCAAAGATAAAACTTATGACATGAAAATAGCAGATACCTCAAATATGCTGCTGTTTATTCCTGGTTGCAAAACTCCAGAACAGCTGAATGTGGATCAACCATCTTGTAATATTATTCATTCGCAG ATTGCTGGCTTCTCCAATAACTATTGGGAATTAAGGAGATGCCGACCTAAACTGAAGAAACTGAGGAAGCTTTTAATGGAAGATCCATATGAAGGGCCAGATAGTCGGAAGGATCAGtctttgacattttcaaag TATACAACAGAAGATTTGTTCAGCTTGATTCAAGCGAGTGAAGAAGAAATATTGCACCAACTGCAGGTTATAGATGCCTGCAAAATTGAAG GATATTGGAGAATTCTCGAATTTGACTACGAGATGAAACTCTTGAATCATGTGACTCAGCTAATAGACTCAGAGTCCTGGTCGTTAAGTAAGGTTCCTTTACGTACCTGCCTTGAGGAACTTGGATCTCTAGAGCCCAC agagaTGATAGAACATATTCTTTTAAGCTATGGAAGGAAATACATTGATGATG caggGGATGTTTACTTTGAAATGCATGAAGACAAAATATGCAGAGCTATAGCAcaaatgcttttgcaaaatgcagTTAAATTCAATCTCTCAGAGTTTCAAGAAGTCTGGCAACAAAGTGTCCCTGAAGGGATGACAACAAGGCTTAATCAGCTTAAG GGCTTGGCTCTTGTGGATAAAAGCTCAAGACCAGAGACCATCTTTCTGCTAAAAGTAGAAGACTTACCTGAAGACAATCAGGAAAGATTCAACAGCTTATTCAGCATACGGGAAAAGTGGACAGAAGAGGATATTACCCCTTATATACA AGACCTATGTGCGGAGAAGCAGACAGTTGGTGCTCTTCTGACAAAATATGCTCGCTCCTCCATGCAGAATGGTGTTAAAGTCTATAATTCTAGAAGACCCATCTCATAA
- the DSCC1 gene encoding sister chromatid cohesion protein DCC1 isoform X3, with amino-acid sequence MKIADTSNMLLFIPGCKTPEQLNVDQPSCNIIHSQIAGFSNNYWELRRCRPKLKKLRKLLMEDPYEGPDSRKDQSLTFSKYTTEDLFSLIQASEEEILHQLQVIDACKIEGYWRILEFDYEMKLLNHVTQLIDSESWSLSKVPLRTCLEELGSLEPTEMIEHILLSYGRKYIDDAGDVYFEMHEDKICRAIAQMLLQNAVKFNLSEFQEVWQQSVPEGMTTRLNQLKGLALVDKSSRPETIFLLKVEDLPEDNQERFNSLFSIREKWTEEDITPYIQDLCAEKQTVGALLTKYARSSMQNGVKVYNSRRPIS; translated from the exons ATGAAAATAGCAGATACCTCAAATATGCTGCTGTTTATTCCTGGTTGCAAAACTCCAGAACAGCTGAATGTGGATCAACCATCTTGTAATATTATTCATTCGCAG ATTGCTGGCTTCTCCAATAACTATTGGGAATTAAGGAGATGCCGACCTAAACTGAAGAAACTGAGGAAGCTTTTAATGGAAGATCCATATGAAGGGCCAGATAGTCGGAAGGATCAGtctttgacattttcaaag TATACAACAGAAGATTTGTTCAGCTTGATTCAAGCGAGTGAAGAAGAAATATTGCACCAACTGCAGGTTATAGATGCCTGCAAAATTGAAG GATATTGGAGAATTCTCGAATTTGACTACGAGATGAAACTCTTGAATCATGTGACTCAGCTAATAGACTCAGAGTCCTGGTCGTTAAGTAAGGTTCCTTTACGTACCTGCCTTGAGGAACTTGGATCTCTAGAGCCCAC agagaTGATAGAACATATTCTTTTAAGCTATGGAAGGAAATACATTGATGATG caggGGATGTTTACTTTGAAATGCATGAAGACAAAATATGCAGAGCTATAGCAcaaatgcttttgcaaaatgcagTTAAATTCAATCTCTCAGAGTTTCAAGAAGTCTGGCAACAAAGTGTCCCTGAAGGGATGACAACAAGGCTTAATCAGCTTAAG GGCTTGGCTCTTGTGGATAAAAGCTCAAGACCAGAGACCATCTTTCTGCTAAAAGTAGAAGACTTACCTGAAGACAATCAGGAAAGATTCAACAGCTTATTCAGCATACGGGAAAAGTGGACAGAAGAGGATATTACCCCTTATATACA AGACCTATGTGCGGAGAAGCAGACAGTTGGTGCTCTTCTGACAAAATATGCTCGCTCCTCCATGCAGAATGGTGTTAAAGTCTATAATTCTAGAAGACCCATCTCATAA